In Nostoc sp. CENA543, a single genomic region encodes these proteins:
- the leuB gene encoding 3-isopropylmalate dehydrogenase, protein MTQNYRITLLPGDGIGPEIMAVAVDVLTVIGKQFDIHFDFQEALLGGAAIDATGEPLPAATLEACRNSDAVLLAAIGGYKWDSLPANQRPEAGLLGLRAGLELFANLRPAQILPQLIDASTLKREVVEGVDIMVVRELTGGIYFGKPRGIFPTETGEKRGLNTMVYTESEIERIGRVAFETARKRRGKLCSVDKANVLEVSQLWRDRMTKLAQEYPDVELTHLYVDNAAMQLVRAPKQFDTIVTGNLFGDILSDAAAMLTGSIGMLPSASLGASGPGLFEPVHGSAPDIAGQDKANPLAQVLSAAMMLRYGLNQPQAADRIEKAVLQVLEQGDRTGDIMSPGMNLLGCRAMGDSLIKAVSQ, encoded by the coding sequence ATGACTCAGAACTACCGTATTACCCTACTTCCTGGCGATGGTATTGGCCCCGAAATTATGGCTGTGGCGGTAGATGTGCTGACAGTCATAGGAAAGCAATTTGATATTCACTTCGACTTTCAAGAAGCGTTACTTGGCGGTGCAGCTATTGACGCAACAGGTGAACCCCTCCCAGCTGCTACCCTCGAAGCTTGTCGCAACAGTGACGCTGTCTTACTGGCTGCTATCGGTGGTTACAAGTGGGACAGCCTCCCAGCTAACCAACGTCCAGAAGCAGGTTTATTAGGACTCCGCGCAGGCTTAGAACTATTTGCCAATTTGCGTCCAGCCCAAATTTTACCCCAACTCATCGATGCTTCCACCTTAAAGCGGGAAGTAGTAGAAGGTGTAGATATTATGGTTGTACGTGAACTTACTGGCGGGATTTACTTCGGCAAACCCAGAGGCATTTTTCCCACCGAAACTGGTGAAAAACGCGGTTTGAATACTATGGTGTATACCGAATCAGAAATTGAGCGGATTGGTAGAGTAGCATTTGAAACAGCACGCAAACGTCGGGGTAAACTTTGTTCAGTCGATAAAGCCAACGTATTAGAAGTATCGCAGTTGTGGCGCGATCGCATGACCAAGTTAGCCCAAGAATACCCAGATGTGGAACTCACCCATCTATATGTAGATAATGCTGCCATGCAATTAGTCCGCGCCCCCAAGCAATTTGACACCATTGTTACAGGCAACTTATTTGGCGATATCCTCTCCGATGCCGCCGCCATGCTCACAGGTAGTATAGGTATGCTACCTTCTGCCAGTTTAGGTGCATCGGGGCCAGGATTATTTGAACCCGTTCATGGTTCTGCACCAGATATTGCAGGACAAGATAAAGCCAACCCCCTCGCCCAAGTTTTAAGCGCAGCCATGATGTTACGCTACGGCTTAAATCAACCCCAAGCCGCCGACAGAATCGAAAAAGCCGTATTGCAAGTTTTAGAACAAGGCGATCGCACAGGCGATATCATGTCACCAGGAATGAATCTTTTAGGTTGTCGCGCAATGGGCGATTCATTGATTAAGGCTGTGAGTCAATAG
- a CDS encoding A24 family peptidase, whose product MDILMVAPAIIIVFVLGASIGSFINVVVYRLPAGLSILWPPSRCPHCLNQLKAYDNVPVFGWLWLKGRCRYCKSPISVRYPVVEAVTGIIFLLIFLIFNVSILTLGYWAFCSWLLALSLIDLDTMTLPNPLTKSGLVLGIIFQVVVGYINEASIASVVKHLMMGIVGAVLGLWLFDAIALLGIFLQKEAMGAGDAKLAAMMGAWLGWKHLLLAGFIACSLGAIVGISAIILSKRKWGQKIPFGPFLASGAFFTLFGGEAVLSAYLRLFSH is encoded by the coding sequence ATGGATATTTTGATGGTAGCCCCAGCGATCATCATTGTTTTCGTCTTGGGTGCATCTATCGGTAGCTTTATCAATGTTGTCGTTTATCGATTACCTGCGGGATTATCAATTCTCTGGCCGCCTTCCCGTTGTCCCCACTGCTTAAACCAGCTCAAAGCCTATGATAATGTGCCTGTATTTGGGTGGCTGTGGTTAAAAGGGCGATGTCGTTATTGTAAAAGCCCGATTTCTGTGCGTTATCCAGTGGTAGAGGCGGTGACAGGGATTATTTTTCTCCTCATTTTCTTGATATTCAACGTCTCAATTTTGACACTAGGATATTGGGCTTTTTGTAGTTGGTTATTAGCCTTGTCCCTGATTGATTTAGACACCATGACTTTACCCAATCCCTTAACTAAATCAGGGTTGGTGTTAGGAATTATCTTTCAGGTAGTGGTGGGATATATAAACGAAGCCAGCATTGCTAGCGTAGTTAAACATTTAATGATGGGGATAGTGGGAGCTGTATTAGGATTATGGTTATTTGATGCGATCGCACTTCTCGGTATTTTCCTGCAAAAAGAAGCAATGGGTGCAGGAGATGCCAAACTAGCAGCCATGATGGGAGCGTGGCTAGGTTGGAAACATTTACTATTAGCTGGATTTATCGCTTGCAGTCTAGGCGCGATCGTAGGAATCAGCGCAATTATCCTATCAAAACGCAAATGGGGGCAAAAAATCCCCTTCGGCCCCTTCCTAGCATCCGGCGCATTCTTCACCCTCTTCGGCGGCGAAGCAGTTTTATCAGCCTACTTGAGATTGTTTAGTCATTAG
- the accD gene encoding acetyl-CoA carboxylase, carboxyltransferase subunit beta: MANNEESRGLKSLFDWFANRRKSGATNLERQEREIADGLWHKCPKCGVLTYTKDLLANQMVCVECGHHNRVDSDERIRQIIDQNTWRAIDENLRSTDPLQFRDRKPYSDRLREMEDKLGLLDAVKTGLGQINGLPVGLAVMDFRFMGGSMGSVVGEKITRLIEQATQRRYPVVIVCTSGGARMQEGMLSLMQMAKISAALERHRDAKLLYIPILTNPTTGGVTASFAMLGDIIIAEPKATIGFAGRRVIEQTLREKLPDDFQTAEDLLKHGFVDEIVPRTQLKNTLAKLIALHQPVPTAPPMVRWEAMSFSTTAAE; the protein is encoded by the coding sequence ATGGCAAACAACGAAGAATCACGCGGTTTAAAGTCTCTATTTGATTGGTTTGCGAACCGCCGTAAATCGGGAGCTACCAACCTCGAACGCCAAGAGCGCGAAATTGCCGATGGACTGTGGCATAAATGTCCTAAGTGTGGTGTGCTGACCTATACGAAAGACCTTTTAGCCAATCAAATGGTGTGCGTAGAATGCGGACATCACAATCGAGTAGACAGTGATGAACGCATCCGGCAAATAATAGACCAAAATACTTGGAGAGCGATAGATGAAAATCTGCGTTCTACAGATCCTCTGCAATTCCGCGATCGCAAACCCTATAGCGATCGCTTGCGGGAAATGGAGGACAAGCTAGGGCTTTTAGATGCAGTTAAAACAGGTTTGGGGCAAATCAACGGTTTACCCGTAGGGCTTGCCGTGATGGATTTCCGCTTCATGGGCGGTAGTATGGGTTCTGTCGTGGGTGAAAAAATTACCCGCCTCATTGAACAAGCTACCCAACGACGTTACCCAGTAGTCATTGTTTGCACCTCTGGGGGAGCGAGAATGCAAGAAGGTATGCTCTCTCTAATGCAAATGGCGAAAATTTCCGCCGCCCTAGAACGTCACCGCGACGCTAAATTACTCTACATCCCCATTTTAACCAACCCCACCACAGGCGGCGTAACTGCTAGTTTTGCTATGTTGGGCGACATTATCATTGCTGAACCTAAAGCCACCATTGGTTTCGCTGGTCGCCGTGTAATTGAGCAAACCCTCAGAGAAAAGCTACCAGACGATTTCCAAACAGCCGAAGACCTACTCAAACATGGCTTCGTTGATGAAATCGTACCCCGTACCCAATTAAAGAACACCCTAGCCAAACTCATCGCACTACACCAACCTGTCCCTACCGCCCCCCCTATGGTACGGTGGGAAGCGATGAGCTTTAGCACCACCGCAGCTGAATGA
- a CDS encoding MFS transporter, with protein MDSIQLETVSPVILELPQIPQPQTHLVPSRQSDKNAIRTSLKASTVDAIFAAIFSLATGGILLSNFLVELDASPVVFGMITSIPMLVNLIQPLGAYLSERSTSRFQYALKTFGIARLLWLILLLGVIGFSWGWVNSLQLEVLTLLIVLGSHLLGGLGSASWLSWLAIIVPRRLRGRYFGIRNSAVSLTNLICVPLAGLLISHWYGGTLQGYGVVLLVSIIFGILSLGCQYFKIDINPQLQNTISESPQEGGGKSAGCGGEEITSVILFKEANKSLAVDSGVNFWQNANFLKFLVYFGLWMLAVNLSAPFFNLYMLDTLQLDVSWVTLYGSLQAGANLLMMMFWGKLADKVGNRPILIFIGLLVAVTPLLWLGISGNHLDVWLWLPLLHILTGGTWAAIDLCNNNMQLGIAPLKNQSLYFAIASAVAGFSGALGTTIGSLIAQFTQHGGLLAVFALSGVLRLVALIPLVFVKE; from the coding sequence ATGGATTCGATTCAGCTTGAAACAGTGTCACCCGTGATTCTGGAACTTCCCCAGATTCCTCAACCCCAAACTCACCTTGTTCCTAGCCGCCAATCTGATAAGAATGCGATTCGCACCAGTTTAAAAGCCTCAACGGTGGATGCGATTTTTGCGGCTATTTTCTCCCTAGCTACTGGCGGAATTTTACTGAGTAATTTCTTGGTAGAGTTAGATGCCAGTCCGGTAGTATTTGGGATGATCACATCAATTCCCATGCTGGTGAACCTGATTCAGCCTTTAGGAGCTTATTTATCCGAACGTAGCACCAGCAGATTCCAATATGCTTTAAAAACATTTGGTATTGCTCGGCTACTATGGCTAATTTTATTACTTGGGGTTATCGGTTTTAGTTGGGGATGGGTAAACTCCCTGCAATTAGAAGTCTTAACTTTATTAATTGTCTTAGGTAGTCACCTATTAGGAGGGCTGGGAAGCGCGTCTTGGTTGAGTTGGCTGGCTATCATTGTTCCCCGAAGATTACGGGGCAGGTATTTTGGTATACGTAATAGTGCAGTCAGTCTCACTAACTTAATTTGTGTACCTTTAGCGGGTTTACTGATTTCCCATTGGTATGGCGGTACTCTCCAAGGTTATGGCGTAGTGCTGTTGGTGAGTATCATTTTTGGGATTCTCAGCTTGGGATGTCAGTATTTCAAGATAGACATAAATCCGCAATTACAAAATACAATCAGTGAATCTCCACAGGAAGGCGGGGGAAAGAGTGCAGGGTGCGGAGGGGAAGAAATTACATCTGTAATCTTATTTAAGGAAGCAAATAAATCTTTAGCGGTTGATTCTGGCGTTAATTTTTGGCAGAATGCTAATTTTTTAAAATTTTTAGTTTATTTTGGCTTATGGATGCTGGCTGTAAATCTCAGTGCGCCGTTTTTTAATTTATATATGCTAGATACGCTGCAACTAGATGTGAGTTGGGTGACGCTTTACGGTAGTTTGCAGGCGGGAGCTAATTTACTGATGATGATGTTTTGGGGTAAGTTAGCAGATAAAGTTGGGAATCGTCCGATTTTGATTTTTATTGGACTTCTGGTGGCGGTGACACCGTTACTGTGGTTGGGAATTAGCGGGAATCATCTAGACGTTTGGTTGTGGTTGCCACTGTTACATATTTTAACGGGCGGAACTTGGGCAGCTATTGACTTATGTAACAACAATATGCAATTAGGTATTGCCCCACTCAAAAACCAGTCACTATATTTTGCGATCGCTTCGGCGGTGGCTGGTTTTAGTGGCGCGTTAGGCACAACTATCGGTAGCTTAATCGCCCAATTCACTCAGCATGGAGGTTTATTGGCGGTTTTTGCCCTTTCTGGTGTGTTGCGCCTAGTGGCTTTAATTCCGTTAGTGTTTGTTAAAGAGTGA
- a CDS encoding ABC transporter substrate-binding protein, producing MRKNFWRFLGVAIAIAMTIISCHSLPKPHQVTVKLSGWGGSPVEQKLLKQVLQDFEAKHPQIKVKYEVISDQYMDVIKTRLVGEAAPDVFYLDALEAPFLMSQNVLEPLNNYITPEFDLADFEPTLLDSFKYQNSIYGLPKDYSTLALFYNKKAFVTAGLNTPPQNWAELRSYSKQLTGKLNRYGFGEMPELARQAYKIKAFGGQVIDSQDNATFASPQALQGLQLVIDQYRQDRSSAQKSDVGTNSGSEMFGQGKVAMVIEGNWAIPYLQETFPKLEFAIAEVPTINNKKGTMVFTVAYVMNKQSQNKAAAWELISYLTGKEGMQKWTGTGFALPTRKSVAENLGYDQDKLRSPLVAGVNYATPWQVGKHPAAIVNNFDNQFISALLGQQPLKQAMLQAQHEANQQIQSME from the coding sequence ATGCGGAAGAATTTTTGGCGATTTTTGGGTGTAGCGATCGCGATCGCCATGACTATAATTAGTTGCCATAGTCTACCAAAACCCCACCAAGTCACAGTTAAACTCAGTGGTTGGGGAGGTTCTCCTGTAGAACAGAAATTACTAAAACAAGTCTTACAAGACTTTGAAGCTAAACACCCGCAAATCAAGGTCAAATATGAGGTAATTTCTGACCAATACATGGATGTGATCAAAACTCGCTTAGTTGGGGAAGCCGCACCCGATGTTTTTTATCTGGATGCTTTAGAAGCCCCTTTTTTGATGAGTCAGAATGTCCTAGAACCGTTAAATAATTACATCACCCCAGAATTTGATTTAGCAGATTTTGAACCAACTTTATTAGACAGTTTTAAGTACCAAAATTCTATTTACGGACTGCCGAAAGACTATTCCACCTTGGCACTTTTTTATAACAAAAAAGCCTTTGTGACTGCTGGTTTAAACACTCCGCCCCAAAATTGGGCAGAACTCCGCAGCTACTCAAAACAATTAACAGGCAAACTCAACAGATACGGCTTTGGTGAAATGCCAGAATTAGCACGTCAAGCTTATAAAATTAAAGCCTTTGGTGGACAAGTCATTGATTCCCAAGATAATGCTACATTTGCTAGTCCACAAGCCTTACAAGGATTACAGTTAGTCATTGACCAGTATCGCCAAGACCGTTCCTCTGCCCAAAAATCTGATGTGGGAACAAACTCAGGTAGTGAAATGTTTGGTCAAGGTAAGGTAGCGATGGTAATTGAAGGTAATTGGGCAATTCCTTATCTGCAAGAAACCTTTCCCAAATTGGAATTTGCGATCGCAGAAGTACCAACTATTAACAACAAAAAAGGCACAATGGTATTTACTGTCGCCTATGTCATGAATAAACAATCTCAAAATAAAGCCGCAGCTTGGGAATTAATTTCTTACCTCACAGGTAAAGAGGGCATGCAGAAATGGACAGGAACAGGCTTTGCTTTACCTACTCGTAAATCCGTAGCCGAGAATTTGGGATATGACCAAGATAAGCTGAGGTCGCCTTTAGTCGCTGGTGTTAATTACGCTACACCTTGGCAAGTCGGTAAACATCCAGCCGCCATTGTCAACAACTTTGATAATCAGTTCATCAGTGCTTTGCTAGGACAACAGCCATTAAAACAGGCGATGTTACAAGCGCAGCATGAAGCTAATCAGCAAATTCAATCTATGGAGTGA
- a CDS encoding carbohydrate ABC transporter permease: MMPTILVLGTFVILPIFYAVFLSLHKVQLLGGIDYEFIGLRNFQRLLTDNRVGIALKNTIEYVLIVVPSQTILALVLAVTLNSGIRAKNWWRILYFLPTVTSSAVLTLIFMWIYNTDGLLNDFLSFFGLPTYNWLGDPSVALKGIMLMNIWATAPFYMVIYLAALQDIPQRLYEAAEIDGANWWQKFIYITIPLLQPVTFFVVAIGVIGTFQLFDQSYIFSGGTGGPNNATLTLVLLIYQNVFRYLQMGYAAAIAFLLAVVIITVTILQRQLFGGERA; this comes from the coding sequence ATGATGCCTACAATTTTAGTTTTAGGAACTTTCGTTATTCTCCCAATTTTCTACGCAGTATTTCTTTCCCTGCACAAAGTTCAACTTTTAGGAGGAATTGATTATGAGTTTATTGGATTGCGTAATTTCCAAAGATTATTAACAGATAATAGAGTAGGAATTGCCCTAAAAAATACAATCGAATACGTCTTAATTGTTGTACCTAGTCAAACTATTTTAGCTCTAGTTTTAGCTGTAACTTTAAATTCTGGAATTCGTGCTAAAAATTGGTGGCGAATCCTTTATTTTTTACCCACGGTAACATCTTCAGCCGTGTTAACTCTGATTTTCATGTGGATTTATAACACTGATGGGTTACTAAATGATTTCCTGAGTTTTTTCGGATTACCTACTTACAATTGGTTGGGTGATCCATCTGTTGCCCTCAAGGGTATTATGCTCATGAATATTTGGGCAACTGCACCATTTTATATGGTAATTTATTTAGCAGCTTTGCAAGATATTCCTCAAAGGCTTTACGAAGCCGCAGAAATTGACGGGGCTAATTGGTGGCAAAAATTTATTTACATTACTATTCCCTTACTACAACCAGTGACTTTTTTTGTAGTAGCAATTGGAGTTATCGGGACTTTTCAATTATTTGATCAGTCTTATATTTTTTCTGGTGGGACTGGCGGGCCTAATAATGCGACTTTAACGTTAGTGTTGCTGATTTATCAAAATGTGTTTCGCTATCTTCAAATGGGCTATGCAGCAGCGATCGCATTTTTATTAGCAGTGGTCATTATCACTGTCACCATCCTACAACGGCAACTTTTCGGAGGGGAAAGAGCTTGA
- a CDS encoding carbohydrate ABC transporter permease, with the protein MKTISTIPWLKALLYVVLVAYAIITLIPFLWALSASFKPLSEIIGGEPNFFPNNFTLDNYKQIFLQEPLFLRWLFNSIFIAVSVTGLNLLFNSMAGYALARLRFTGRNFWFFLILAVLAVPAQITLIPTFLILKAMGWLNSYQGMIVPSMVNATFIFMMRQFFVNFPKELEEAGQLDGLNTFGIFRRIILPLAKPALAAQAVFVFMGSWNNFLLPVVILFDPEMFTLPLGLNTFKGQYISYWNYIMAASMVFTLPALCIYAFFNRYFIQSVTFTGGKG; encoded by the coding sequence TTGAAAACTATCTCTACCATTCCCTGGCTCAAGGCACTGTTGTACGTTGTATTAGTTGCTTATGCCATTATTACCTTAATTCCCTTTCTCTGGGCTTTATCAGCCTCATTTAAGCCCCTTTCCGAGATTATTGGGGGTGAGCCTAATTTTTTCCCCAACAACTTTACTCTAGACAACTATAAACAAATCTTTCTCCAAGAACCCTTATTTTTACGTTGGCTGTTTAATAGCATATTCATTGCTGTCAGCGTCACAGGGTTAAACTTGCTGTTCAACTCAATGGCTGGTTACGCCTTAGCTAGACTCCGATTTACTGGGAGAAACTTCTGGTTCTTCCTAATTTTGGCAGTTCTAGCAGTCCCAGCCCAAATCACACTGATTCCTACGTTTCTGATCTTAAAAGCTATGGGTTGGCTCAATTCTTATCAAGGCATGATTGTGCCTAGTATGGTCAACGCCACTTTTATCTTTATGATGCGGCAGTTTTTTGTTAACTTTCCTAAAGAACTCGAAGAAGCTGGACAACTAGATGGCTTAAATACTTTCGGTATTTTCCGCCGCATTATCTTACCCCTAGCCAAACCCGCCCTAGCAGCCCAGGCAGTTTTTGTATTTATGGGTAGTTGGAATAATTTTTTACTTCCAGTGGTCATTTTATTTGACCCAGAAATGTTTACCCTCCCTCTAGGTTTAAACACCTTCAAAGGTCAATATATCAGCTACTGGAACTACATCATGGCAGCCTCAATGGTCTTCACCTTACCAGCCTTATGTATTTACGCCTTCTTCAACCGCTATTTCATTCAAAGCGTCACCTTCACCGGCGGTAAGGGATAA
- the psbV gene encoding photosystem II cytochrome c-550 — protein sequence MFRRLIGVVVVTVLLTFQLVVGSATAVELDKATRTVKLNEQGDTVTLSLKQVKEGKRLFQYACAQCHVGGVTKTNQNVGLEPEALALATPKRDNIEGLVDYMKNPTTYDGEEEISELHPSIKSADIFTEMRNLTDKDLEAIAGHILLQPKILGDKWGGGKIYY from the coding sequence ATGTTTAGAAGACTTATTGGCGTTGTTGTCGTTACTGTTCTACTGACTTTTCAGTTAGTTGTCGGTAGCGCAACAGCTGTGGAACTGGACAAAGCTACCAGAACAGTAAAATTAAATGAGCAGGGTGATACCGTTACACTCAGTTTAAAACAAGTAAAAGAAGGCAAACGTTTATTCCAGTACGCCTGCGCCCAATGTCACGTCGGTGGTGTGACCAAAACTAACCAAAACGTGGGACTCGAACCTGAAGCCCTGGCTTTAGCCACACCCAAGCGCGACAACATTGAAGGCTTGGTAGATTACATGAAAAATCCCACCACCTATGACGGGGAAGAGGAAATCTCCGAATTACACCCCAGCATCAAGAGTGCAGATATTTTCACAGAAATGCGAAATCTGACCGATAAGGATTTGGAAGCGATCGCTGGTCATATCCTCCTCCAGCCAAAAATTCTTGGCGACAAATGGGGCGGCGGTAAAATCTACTACTAA
- the petE gene encoding plastocyanin, with protein MKLIAATWRRFTLAVLTAVLVVSSFAIFTPSAAAETYTIKLGTDKGMLAFEPAKLTIKPGDTIEWLNNKVPPHNVVFDPSGGDAVKALSHKQLMMSPGQKETTTFPADTPPGEYTFYCEPHRGAGMVGKIKVES; from the coding sequence GTGAAGTTAATTGCCGCAACCTGGCGACGCTTTACCTTAGCCGTATTGACAGCAGTTTTAGTTGTTAGCAGCTTTGCTATTTTCACACCTAGTGCTGCGGCTGAGACATACACAATTAAACTAGGTACAGATAAAGGAATGCTGGCATTTGAACCAGCTAAGTTGACCATCAAACCAGGCGACACCATCGAATGGTTAAACAACAAAGTACCCCCCCACAACGTTGTCTTCGATCCCAGTGGTGGTGATGCCGTTAAGGCACTTTCTCATAAACAATTGATGATGAGTCCTGGTCAAAAAGAAACAACCACCTTCCCCGCAGATACTCCTCCTGGTGAATACACCTTCTACTGCGAACCTCATCGTGGTGCTGGTATGGTTGGTAAAATCAAAGTTGAAAGCTAG
- the petJ gene encoding cytochrome c6 PetJ yields the protein MRIILFIFLAIAIIKLTFTSPVLAAEISSGAKIFQNNCSACHIGGGNILVPQKTLQKEALSKYLANYNEDAIQAIIYQVENGKNAMPAFKNKLSEPEILEVAAYVFQKSEQGW from the coding sequence TTGAGAATAATTTTATTTATATTTTTGGCGATCGCTATAATTAAACTTACATTTACCAGTCCAGTTCTAGCGGCAGAAATATCTTCAGGCGCGAAAATTTTCCAGAATAACTGCTCTGCTTGCCATATAGGCGGCGGTAATATTCTAGTTCCTCAAAAAACCCTGCAAAAAGAAGCTCTATCCAAGTACCTCGCCAACTACAACGAAGACGCTATCCAGGCAATTATTTATCAAGTAGAAAACGGTAAAAATGCTATGCCTGCCTTCAAAAACAAGTTAAGCGAACCAGAAATTCTCGAAGTTGCTGCTTACGTCTTCCAAAAATCAGAGCAAGGCTGGTGA
- a CDS encoding triacylglycerol lipase has protein sequence MTLPTIIVPGYLESAIAYRPLEISLQQLGFPTLTVPLRRRDWIPTIGGRPITPILQQLDQTVKQALQEYNATQVNLIGHSAGGWISRIYLGEQPYGTNIWNAHPLVATLITLGTPHTSQERWTRKNLDFVNLNYPGAFYPSVRYVCVAGKTIFGERRRGGWLAYSSYQLTCGQGNTWGDGITPIAAAHLAGAENLVIEGVRHSPRSPGIWYGSPEKFPIWGQFLV, from the coding sequence ATGACCTTACCTACAATTATTGTGCCGGGATATTTAGAAAGTGCGATCGCTTACCGTCCACTAGAAATTTCTCTGCAACAGTTAGGCTTCCCGACGTTAACAGTCCCACTCAGAAGGCGCGACTGGATACCCACTATCGGTGGTAGACCAATCACACCTATTTTGCAGCAGCTTGACCAGACTGTTAAACAAGCACTACAAGAATATAACGCTACTCAAGTCAATCTAATTGGTCACTCAGCCGGTGGCTGGATTTCTCGCATTTATTTGGGAGAACAGCCTTATGGTACGAATATTTGGAATGCTCACCCGTTGGTGGCAACTCTCATCACTTTGGGGACACCCCACACTAGCCAAGAACGCTGGACACGCAAAAATTTAGATTTTGTCAATCTTAACTATCCTGGTGCTTTTTATCCCTCCGTCCGTTACGTTTGTGTCGCTGGTAAAACGATTTTTGGAGAAAGGCGGCGTGGTGGCTGGTTAGCCTATAGCAGTTATCAATTGACTTGTGGACAAGGTAATACTTGGGGTGATGGGATCACACCGATTGCAGCTGCTCATTTAGCTGGTGCAGAAAATCTCGTGATTGAAGGTGTCAGACATTCTCCCAGAAGCCCAGGAATTTGGTACGGTTCGCCAGAAAAGTTCCCAATCTGGGGACAATTTCTCGTTTAA
- a CDS encoding cytochrome b N-terminal domain-containing protein, producing MQSTQFDRILRRAATILSVVILSLCLIYVSTGVLLSFYYEPTAGGAYNSLRMIDTQVSYGWLFHRAHDIAGNIMIAIALVQIVVMFLGRQFRRSWLLAWVSGIFFTLSAIGLDWTAMILDWTQEGYWRFNIELGNIQAIPVIGTQLRDILTGGGAISSVTVEHLYTLHSYIITFAAITFAVLHFAALMWQERQMYTEESIQLASEY from the coding sequence ATGCAAAGCACCCAGTTCGATAGAATTTTGCGGCGAGCAGCCACGATATTATCGGTCGTAATTCTTTCCCTGTGCTTGATTTACGTTTCTACGGGCGTTTTATTGTCTTTTTATTACGAACCCACAGCAGGCGGAGCTTATAACTCTTTGAGAATGATTGACACTCAAGTATCCTATGGGTGGTTATTCCATAGAGCGCATGATATTGCAGGTAACATCATGATTGCGATCGCACTAGTGCAAATTGTGGTGATGTTCTTAGGAAGACAATTTCGCCGTAGTTGGCTATTGGCGTGGGTGAGTGGGATTTTCTTTACTTTAAGTGCGATTGGTCTTGATTGGACAGCGATGATTCTCGACTGGACGCAGGAAGGTTACTGGCGATTTAACATTGAGCTAGGCAATATTCAAGCCATCCCTGTAATTGGTACACAGTTGCGCGATATCCTCACAGGTGGTGGAGCAATTAGCAGCGTTACTGTTGAGCATTTATATACACTCCACAGTTACATTATTACTTTTGCAGCGATTACTTTTGCTGTCTTACATTTTGCAGCTTTAATGTGGCAAGAAAGACAAATGTACACAGAAGAAAGCATTCAGCTAGCAAGTGAGTATTGA